One genomic window of Clostridioides sp. ES-S-0054-01 includes the following:
- a CDS encoding leucine--tRNA ligase has translation MSVYNFKEVESKWQKIWKDNNQYKMDTAQTEKPNYYTLEMFPYPSGKIHMGHVRNYSIGDVVARFKKMEGYNVLHPMGWDSFGLPAENAAIKHGIHPHKWTMENIEEMKEQLNLLGLSYDWDKEVATSTPEYYRFTQEIFLKFLEHGLAYKKKSYVNWCPSCETVLANEQVVQGACERCKATVLKKDLEQWYFKTTEFAEELLNDLDTLDGWPEKVKTMQKNWIGKSTGADLVFDIDGTDKSMTVFTTRPDTTYGVTYMVLAPEHELVKELVAGTEYEADVEAFVQKMHTMTEIERTAADVEKEGMFIGRYVINPLNGKKVPLWIANYVLVEYGTGAIMAVPAHDERDRDFAEKYNLDIIDVITEDNKMINSEEFNGLDASEGFEGIINKLEKEGRGKRTINYRLRDWLVSRQRYWGCPIPVVYCDECGIVPVKKEDLPVLLPTDVEFTGKGESPLTTSKKFMSTTCPHCGKPARREVDTMDTFVDSSWYFLRYVDSNNENEPFSKELVNRWHPVDQYIGGVEHAIMHLLYARWFVKAFKSMGMIDFDEPFKNLLTQGMVLMDGSKMSKSKGNTVSPIDIIDEYGADTARLFVLFAAPPERDLDWSEQGVDGCFRFLNRVYRLVDELADVVKKDVEFGELNSQDKDMRYTIHSTLKKVTADLSEKFGFNTAISALMELINDMYKYKELDNINEAVIKEGVQTIVTIIAPFAPHLGEELWTMIGKEGSVFDIDWPKYDEKALVKDEIEVVVQVNGKVRGKLTVNSNISKEEMEKVALEDEKIKGLVEGKTIVKVIAVPKKLVNVVVK, from the coding sequence ATGAGCGTATATAATTTTAAAGAAGTAGAGTCGAAATGGCAAAAAATTTGGAAAGACAATAACCAATATAAAATGGATACTGCACAAACTGAAAAACCTAATTATTATACACTAGAAATGTTCCCTTATCCATCTGGAAAGATACATATGGGACATGTTAGAAATTATTCTATAGGTGATGTTGTTGCAAGATTCAAAAAAATGGAAGGGTATAATGTACTTCATCCAATGGGATGGGATTCTTTTGGTTTACCAGCTGAAAATGCAGCTATAAAACATGGAATACATCCACATAAATGGACAATGGAAAATATAGAAGAAATGAAAGAGCAATTAAATTTATTAGGGCTTAGTTATGATTGGGATAAGGAAGTTGCAACTTCAACTCCAGAGTACTATAGATTCACTCAAGAAATATTTTTGAAGTTTTTAGAGCATGGGCTTGCATACAAGAAGAAATCTTATGTTAACTGGTGTCCTTCTTGTGAAACTGTTCTTGCAAATGAGCAAGTTGTTCAAGGAGCATGTGAGAGATGTAAAGCAACAGTATTAAAGAAAGATTTGGAACAATGGTATTTTAAGACTACTGAATTTGCAGAAGAATTACTTAATGACTTAGATACATTAGATGGATGGCCAGAAAAGGTTAAAACAATGCAAAAAAATTGGATAGGTAAAAGTACAGGAGCAGATTTAGTTTTTGATATAGATGGAACTGATAAATCTATGACAGTATTTACAACTAGACCAGACACAACTTATGGAGTTACTTATATGGTACTTGCTCCAGAGCATGAATTAGTTAAAGAATTGGTTGCAGGGACTGAATATGAAGCAGATGTTGAAGCTTTTGTTCAAAAAATGCATACTATGACAGAAATAGAAAGAACAGCAGCTGATGTAGAAAAAGAAGGAATGTTTATAGGTAGATATGTTATAAATCCTTTAAATGGCAAGAAAGTTCCTCTATGGATAGCTAACTATGTATTAGTTGAGTATGGAACAGGTGCTATAATGGCAGTTCCAGCACATGATGAAAGAGATAGAGATTTTGCTGAAAAATATAATTTAGACATAATTGATGTAATAACAGAAGATAACAAAATGATAAACTCAGAAGAGTTTAATGGATTAGATGCTTCAGAAGGATTTGAAGGAATAATAAATAAGTTAGAAAAAGAAGGTAGAGGAAAGAGAACAATTAATTATAGATTAAGAGACTGGTTAGTTTCAAGACAAAGATACTGGGGTTGTCCTATACCTGTAGTTTATTGTGATGAATGTGGAATAGTTCCAGTTAAGAAGGAAGATTTACCAGTTCTTTTACCAACAGATGTTGAATTTACTGGAAAAGGAGAATCTCCACTTACTACTTCAAAAAAATTTATGTCAACAACTTGTCCTCATTGTGGAAAACCAGCTAGAAGAGAAGTTGATACTATGGATACATTTGTTGATTCTTCTTGGTATTTCTTAAGATATGTGGATAGTAATAATGAAAATGAACCATTTAGTAAAGAATTAGTTAATAGATGGCATCCAGTAGACCAGTATATAGGTGGAGTAGAACATGCTATAATGCACTTACTTTATGCAAGATGGTTTGTAAAAGCATTTAAGAGCATGGGTATGATAGACTTCGATGAGCCATTTAAAAACTTACTTACTCAAGGAATGGTTCTTATGGATGGCTCTAAAATGAGTAAGTCTAAAGGTAACACAGTATCTCCTATAGATATAATAGATGAGTATGGAGCAGATACTGCAAGACTTTTCGTATTATTTGCAGCACCACCAGAAAGAGATTTAGACTGGTCAGAGCAAGGTGTCGATGGATGTTTTAGATTCTTAAATAGAGTTTATAGATTGGTTGATGAGTTAGCAGATGTGGTTAAAAAGGATGTAGAGTTTGGAGAATTAAATTCTCAAGATAAAGATATGAGATATACTATACATTCTACACTTAAAAAAGTTACTGCTGATTTGAGTGAAAAATTCGGATTTAATACTGCTATATCAGCTCTTATGGAATTAATAAATGATATGTATAAATATAAAGAGTTGGATAATATAAACGAAGCAGTTATAAAAGAAGGTGTACAAACTATAGTAACTATAATTGCACCATTTGCACCTCATTTAGGTGAAGAATTATGGACTATGATAGGTAAAGAGGGAAGTGTATTTGATATAGACTGGCCTAAATATGATGAAAAAGCTTTAGTAAAAGATGAAATAGAGGTTGTTGTACAAGTCAATGGAAAAGTTAGAGGAAAATTAACTGTTAACTCAAATATATCTAAAGAAGAGATGGAAAAAGTAGCTTTAGAAGATGAAAAAATAAAAGGATTAGTTGAAGGTAAAACTATAGTTAAAGTTATAGCTGTACCTAAAAAATTAGTAAATGTAGTTGTTAAATAA
- the rsfS gene encoding ribosome silencing factor, producing the protein MTVEQMTKIAYDAIEDKLGQDTVIINIGKVSSLCDYFIITTASSQRQVKAIADNVEDELAKLGLEPRGKEGQGTQTWVLLDYGDIMVHVFNEENRGFYNLEKLWKDAPYIDVDTLA; encoded by the coding sequence ATGACAGTGGAACAAATGACAAAAATAGCATATGATGCCATAGAAGATAAATTGGGTCAAGATACAGTTATAATAAATATAGGAAAAGTTTCTAGTTTGTGTGATTATTTTATTATTACTACAGCATCTTCTCAGAGACAGGTAAAAGCTATTGCTGATAATGTGGAAGATGAATTAGCAAAACTAGGATTAGAACCAAGAGGTAAAGAAGGACAAGGAACTCAAACTTGGGTGCTTCTTGATTATGGAGACATAATGGTTCATGTATTTAATGAGGAAAATAGAGGGTTTTATAATTTAGAAAAATTATGGAAAGATGCTCCTTATATAGATGTTGACACATTAGCATAA
- the yqeK gene encoding bis(5'-nucleosyl)-tetraphosphatase (symmetrical) YqeK — protein sequence MNLENINQRLNQMLPMGRLSHSKNVAKCAEKLCEIYGCDKEKAYLAGMIHDCAKYLSDKEIEDYVNKYEIYLDPIEDGNRSLSHSVIGAYICEYEFEVEDEDIINAIKYHTTGREDMSLLEKIIYIADLIEEGRKFPVVDTLRELAYGGKLDEALLTSFNNTLMFVINKKEEIHPRTIMARNYLIKEKLL from the coding sequence ATGAACTTAGAGAATATTAACCAGAGACTAAATCAAATGCTACCAATGGGGAGGCTTAGCCACTCAAAAAATGTTGCAAAATGTGCTGAAAAATTATGTGAGATTTATGGATGTGACAAAGAAAAAGCTTACTTAGCAGGAATGATTCATGATTGTGCAAAGTATTTAAGTGACAAGGAAATAGAGGATTATGTCAATAAGTATGAAATATATTTAGACCCAATAGAGGATGGAAACCGTTCATTGTCTCATAGTGTAATTGGGGCGTACATATGCGAGTATGAGTTTGAAGTAGAAGATGAAGATATTATAAATGCAATCAAATATCATACAACAGGAAGAGAGGATATGTCTCTTTTAGAAAAAATAATTTACATAGCTGATTTAATTGAAGAAGGGAGAAAATTCCCGGTTGTAGATACATTAAGAGAATTAGCATATGGAGGCAAGCTTGATGAAGCACTTTTAACTTCTTTTAATAATACTTTAATGTTTGTCATCAATAAAAAAGAAGAGATACATCCAAGAACAATTATGGCAAGAAATTATCTAATTAAAGAAAAGTTATTATAA
- a CDS encoding nicotinate-nucleotide adenylyltransferase, producing the protein MRSENLVKMAELKNTEKLEKFNRHKGKIKIGILGGTFDPIHYAHLATAEFIRDKYDIDKIIFIPSGNPPHKLCITTDKYDRYNMTLLATESNEDFLVSKVEIERKKRTYTIDTLKYLKKKYKNADIYFITGADAICSVEEWKDVKKNFELATFIAATRPGISLLRSQETIEKLTKKYNADIITVYVPSLDISSTYIREQLNEGKSIRYLVPENVENYLYENKLYQYGDD; encoded by the coding sequence ATGAGAAGTGAAAATCTAGTTAAGATGGCAGAGTTGAAAAATACTGAAAAACTAGAGAAATTTAATCGCCATAAAGGCAAAATTAAAATAGGTATATTGGGAGGTACTTTTGACCCTATACACTATGCTCATTTAGCAACAGCAGAATTTATTAGAGACAAGTATGACATTGACAAAATTATCTTTATACCATCAGGAAATCCACCACATAAATTATGTATCACTACAGACAAGTATGATAGATATAATATGACACTTCTAGCAACTGAAAGCAACGAAGATTTTTTAGTTTCAAAAGTAGAAATCGAAAGAAAAAAAAGGACTTATACAATAGATACATTAAAATACTTAAAGAAGAAATACAAAAATGCAGACATTTATTTTATAACAGGTGCAGATGCGATTTGTAGTGTTGAAGAGTGGAAAGATGTAAAGAAAAACTTTGAGTTAGCTACTTTTATAGCTGCAACTAGACCAGGAATTAGTTTGTTAAGGTCACAAGAGACTATAGAAAAACTAACTAAAAAGTATAATGCTGACATTATAACAGTTTATGTTCCATCACTGGATATATCGTCCACATATATAAGGGAACAGCTAAATGAAGGCAAGTCAATACGTTACTTAGTACCCGAAAATGTAGAAAATTATTTATATGAAAATAAACTATATCAATATGGAGATGATTAA
- the recX gene encoding recombination regulator RecX codes for MSIITKIEQQKRKDDRVNIYVDDKFFIAIFKELVYTFNLKKGDEINEEELKTILDDEMYIKAKNKALNILSHADQSEKKIKEKLSVEFDENIIERVMDFLKSYNLINDSILAQKIVNTNVNLNKCGKNRIKQNLYNKGINRSTIDEAVSELDKDIEFENAMYLAKKRFERVKKEDKKKIYQKISQHLSYKGFDYDIIKRVLNKLLNFDEYDI; via the coding sequence ATGAGTATAATTACAAAAATAGAACAACAAAAAAGAAAGGATGATAGAGTTAATATTTATGTAGATGATAAATTTTTTATTGCTATATTTAAAGAACTTGTTTATACATTTAATTTAAAAAAAGGGGATGAAATAAATGAGGAGGAATTAAAAACCATTTTAGATGATGAGATGTATATAAAAGCTAAAAATAAAGCACTAAACATTTTATCCCATGCTGACCAATCTGAAAAAAAAATAAAAGAAAAGCTATCAGTAGAATTTGATGAAAACATAATTGAGAGGGTTATGGATTTTCTTAAAAGTTATAATCTAATAAATGATAGCATATTAGCTCAAAAAATAGTTAACACAAACGTTAACTTAAATAAATGTGGTAAAAATAGAATTAAGCAAAACCTATATAATAAAGGTATCAATAGAAGTACAATTGATGAAGCAGTATCTGAATTAGATAAGGATATTGAATTTGAAAATGCTATGTATCTAGCAAAAAAAAGATTTGAAAGGGTAAAGAAAGAAGATAAAAAGAAAATATATCAAAAAATTTCTCAACATCTTTCCTATAAAGGCTTTGATTATGATATTATTAAAAGAGTTTTGAACAAACTTTTAAATTTTGATGAATACGATATATAA
- a CDS encoding alpha amylase C-terminal domain-containing protein yields the protein MKSQKKFKILDIDVYLQPFESDIKKRMKHYEDVKAKLLTNYKDFNSFANAHLYYGFHQTNDGWFYREWAPNADSLSLIGDFNNWNRKSHLLKKIGSGNWEIFIPGQNSLPHKSEVKLQVTANGKTFDRIPLYIKRVIQKDFGGFNGQIWQPKTPFIWTDNDFDLKNITSPLIYECHIGMSTESESIGTYNEFTEKILPKIKKAGYNTIQLMAIMEHPYYASFGYQVSNFYAISSRFGTPEDLKNLINTAHSMGIAVLLDLVHSHAVKNTLEGINEFDGSEHQFFHSGSKGNHPAWGTKLFNYGKPEVIHFLLSNIKFWLHEYHFDGFRFDGVTSMLYHNHGLGVSFDSYEKYFSMNTDIEAITYLQFANELIKEIKPNSISIAEDMSGMPGMCIPIKDGGIGFDYRLAMGVPDFWIKTISNLSDENWDLGKMWYELTTRRPGEKNIGYCESHDQALVGDKTIIFWLADKEMYWNMEINSNNHVINRAMSLIKLIKLITFSLAGEGYLNFMGNEFGHPEWIDFPREGNNWSYKYARRQWSLSGDNNLKYKQLLSFDKSMLELTKYSDIFIQNSHELIHMDNDKKILVYSKGKYLFIFNFHPNLIQSVDISKFQNTNYKTILNTDMVEFGGNTKKENLRDYDVYFSSTPPSSKMPIASRTAIVLLDNGI from the coding sequence ATGAAAAGTCAAAAAAAATTTAAAATTTTAGACATTGATGTATACTTACAACCATTTGAATCTGACATAAAAAAACGAATGAAACATTATGAAGATGTTAAAGCAAAACTATTAACCAACTATAAAGATTTTAATTCTTTTGCAAATGCTCATCTTTATTATGGCTTTCATCAAACAAATGATGGATGGTTTTACAGAGAATGGGCTCCAAATGCAGATAGTTTATCATTAATTGGTGACTTTAATAATTGGAATAGAAAATCTCATCTTCTAAAAAAAATTGGTTCTGGTAATTGGGAAATATTTATTCCTGGTCAAAATAGCTTGCCTCACAAATCAGAGGTAAAGCTACAAGTTACTGCAAATGGAAAAACATTTGACCGTATACCATTATATATAAAAAGAGTAATTCAAAAAGATTTTGGTGGATTTAATGGACAAATATGGCAACCAAAGACTCCATTTATCTGGACTGACAATGATTTTGACTTAAAAAACATAACTTCTCCACTAATCTATGAATGTCATATAGGTATGTCTACTGAAAGCGAATCTATTGGAACTTATAATGAATTTACTGAAAAAATACTTCCTAAGATAAAAAAAGCTGGCTACAATACCATTCAGCTTATGGCTATTATGGAGCATCCATATTATGCATCTTTTGGGTATCAAGTTTCAAACTTTTATGCAATCTCCTCTAGGTTTGGTACTCCTGAAGACTTAAAAAATCTCATAAATACTGCTCATTCTATGGGAATTGCTGTTTTATTAGATTTAGTTCATTCTCATGCTGTAAAGAATACTTTGGAGGGAATAAATGAGTTTGATGGAAGTGAACATCAATTCTTCCATTCAGGTTCAAAGGGAAATCATCCTGCTTGGGGTACAAAGCTCTTTAACTATGGTAAACCTGAGGTAATACATTTTTTGCTTTCAAATATAAAATTTTGGTTACATGAGTACCATTTTGATGGTTTTAGGTTTGATGGTGTAACTTCAATGTTGTATCATAACCACGGTCTTGGAGTTTCATTTGATAGTTATGAAAAATATTTTAGTATGAATACAGATATTGAAGCTATAACATATCTCCAATTTGCAAATGAATTGATAAAAGAAATTAAACCTAATTCAATAAGTATCGCAGAAGATATGAGCGGAATGCCTGGTATGTGTATACCTATAAAAGATGGCGGAATTGGATTTGACTATAGACTTGCAATGGGAGTGCCTGATTTTTGGATAAAAACTATTTCTAACTTATCTGATGAAAACTGGGATTTGGGTAAAATGTGGTATGAGCTTACAACTAGACGTCCTGGTGAAAAAAATATAGGATATTGTGAATCTCATGACCAAGCATTGGTTGGCGATAAAACAATTATTTTTTGGTTAGCTGACAAGGAAATGTACTGGAACATGGAAATAAACTCAAATAATCATGTTATCAATAGAGCAATGTCTCTTATTAAACTAATTAAATTAATAACTTTTTCTCTAGCAGGTGAAGGGTATCTAAATTTTATGGGAAATGAATTTGGGCATCCTGAATGGATTGATTTTCCACGAGAAGGCAATAATTGGAGCTATAAGTATGCCAGAAGACAATGGAGCCTTTCAGGAGATAACAACTTAAAGTATAAACAATTATTAAGTTTTGATAAATCTATGCTCGAACTTACAAAATACAGTGATATTTTTATCCAAAATAGTCATGAACTTATACATATGGATAATGATAAAAAGATTTTGGTGTACAGTAAGGGCAAATATTTATTTATATTTAATTTCCACCCTAATCTAATACAATCAGTTGATATTTCAAAGTTTCAAAATACAAACTACAAAACGATATTAAATACTGATATGGTAGAGTTTGGAGGAAACACAAAAAAAGAAAACTTAAGAGATTATGATGTATACTTTAGCTCAACTCCTCCTTCTTCTAAAATGCCTATTGCCTCTCGTACAGCAATAGTACTTTTAGATAATGGTATTTAA
- a CDS encoding alanine--glyoxylate aminotransferase family protein translates to MNKKINYAPGPTETRENVRLARAEKTTNPDIDIDFVEFYKKTCEKFGNIVGTKNDVYILSGEGILGLEAACASLTEKGDRVLVIDNGIYGEGFKDFVTMYGGEHVLFSSEYTKSIDIDELKAFLDKDSNFKYATVVHCDTPTGVLNDVSKICPLLKEYGILTVVDSVAGMVGERLSVDESKIDIILGGSQKAISAPAGLTIIGISQDAKNCIKNRKTDVIGFYCNLNIWEGYYEKKYFPYTMPISDIMGLDKALDNILEEGIENVLNRHEKIAYSVRKAIEEYGLELFLEEGYSNTVTAIKIPESIGALKLTDYMLKNYNTLVATSLNQYMDTILRIGHMGENANLNKIEHVLNVLDKSLNALGFKGNGNLLNLFNKYYF, encoded by the coding sequence ATGAATAAGAAGATTAATTATGCACCAGGACCAACTGAAACTAGGGAAAATGTAAGATTAGCAAGAGCAGAAAAAACAACAAATCCAGATATAGATATTGATTTTGTTGAATTTTATAAAAAGACATGCGAGAAGTTTGGCAATATAGTTGGAACAAAAAACGATGTTTACATATTGAGTGGTGAAGGAATATTAGGGCTTGAAGCAGCATGTGCATCACTTACCGAAAAAGGAGATAGAGTACTTGTAATTGACAATGGTATATATGGAGAAGGTTTTAAAGATTTTGTAACAATGTATGGTGGGGAGCATGTGCTTTTTTCAAGTGAATATACTAAAAGTATAGATATTGATGAATTGAAAGCATTTTTAGATAAGGATAGTAATTTTAAATATGCAACAGTAGTGCATTGTGATACTCCAACTGGTGTATTAAATGATGTAAGCAAAATATGTCCATTACTTAAGGAATATGGAATATTAACTGTAGTTGATTCTGTAGCAGGTATGGTAGGAGAAAGATTAAGTGTAGATGAATCTAAAATAGATATAATATTAGGTGGTTCACAAAAAGCTATTTCTGCACCAGCAGGACTTACTATAATTGGAATAAGTCAGGATGCAAAAAATTGTATAAAAAATAGAAAAACTGATGTAATAGGTTTTTATTGTAATTTAAATATATGGGAAGGCTATTATGAAAAAAAATACTTCCCTTACACGATGCCAATAAGTGACATAATGGGGCTTGATAAAGCACTTGATAATATATTAGAAGAAGGAATAGAAAACGTATTAAATAGACATGAAAAAATAGCTTATAGTGTTAGAAAAGCTATTGAGGAATATGGTCTAGAATTATTTTTAGAAGAAGGGTATTCTAACACAGTTACAGCTATAAAAATTCCTGAAAGTATAGGAGCTTTAAAGCTTACTGATTACATGCTTAAAAATTATAATACACTTGTTGCAACATCACTAAATCAATATATGGATACTATTTTAAGAATAGGTCATATGGGAGAAAATGCAAATTTAAATAAAATAGAGCATGTATTAAATGTTTTGGATAAAAGTTTAAATGCATTAGGATTTAAAGGAAATGGAAATTTGTTAAACTTATTTAATAAGTATTATTTTTAA
- a CDS encoding FtsX-like permease family protein codes for MINTTKIAKSNLKQNKSKSILIIITIILSTLMLSSIGIYIVDAGAYQKENTIKYSGNYQGILANVDEKQADILSNHADVELTGEMNGVGVEKLEDDSNISLAYMNEDALKLNSFELIKGKLPTKENEIVLDSGALKALGYKNKDLGEKIKISYNDYKNDKKIEKEFVISGILKTSEISEAGKYYYAIISELYMRNTRDMSQEDFNIYVKFNDKSNLSIEQAKEKLDKIANDIGLDTINTAVNENYINALKPDMETIMGGGFVGLVIVLSSILVIYNIFYISIVTKVQEFGKLRAIGATKKQIKNIVFKEGFILAGIAIPIGIILGYVLANIIIKSFMDIDVKSSRLPVILSVVVISFISVVLSLLKPMKVASKVSIVDAVRYTGNKISNKSKRKGYKNINLKRLSHANLERNKKRTYMTLASLILSGTIFITVSTALESFDAEKMAREHFPYDIEVRLSGYEMDSDKNPKNNLNILQMDNPLSKVFFNQIKNMKGIKRIESARSVKIGMEDYDVEFKYDLLQSINENDVKSLNKNLIDGKVNLERLQTGDEIVITHVDTAKEMGVKAGDKIRLTLYDGDKKIKKEFKVQAIAMGVPSFGIGKDFIDRTLKYDSTSSLGIYTEEGKYQEIKDSIKKIAKNNGFLETDFIDSRIESNKATISFIKIMGYTLTGIIGVIGFMNLVNTMITSIVTRKKELGMLQAIGLTNKQLVKMLNSESMYYTSGMMIGSILFGGILGYIAVILLKKTGLSYATYSLPIVPILLMIVCILIAQFITIYLIGRSFNKESLIDRVRYSE; via the coding sequence ATGATTAATACTACTAAAATAGCAAAAAGTAATTTAAAACAAAATAAATCAAAAAGTATTCTAATAATAATCACTATAATACTTTCTACTTTAATGCTTTCTTCTATTGGAATTTATATTGTTGATGCAGGAGCATATCAAAAAGAAAATACTATAAAGTATTCAGGTAATTATCAAGGTATATTAGCAAATGTAGATGAAAAACAGGCTGATATATTGAGTAATCATGCAGATGTTGAATTAACTGGTGAAATGAATGGAGTAGGTGTTGAAAAACTGGAAGATGATTCAAATATTTCTCTAGCATACATGAATGAAGATGCTTTGAAATTAAATAGTTTTGAACTTATCAAAGGAAAATTGCCAACAAAAGAGAATGAAATTGTGTTAGATAGTGGAGCTTTAAAGGCACTTGGTTATAAAAATAAAGACTTAGGTGAAAAGATAAAAATATCTTATAATGACTATAAAAATGATAAAAAAATTGAAAAAGAGTTCGTTATAAGTGGAATCTTAAAAACTAGCGAAATATCTGAAGCAGGTAAATATTATTATGCTATTATATCAGAATTATATATGAGAAATACTAGAGATATGTCACAAGAAGATTTTAATATTTATGTAAAATTTAATGATAAAAGTAATTTATCAATAGAGCAAGCAAAAGAAAAATTAGATAAAATTGCTAATGATATAGGACTTGATACTATTAATACTGCTGTAAATGAAAATTATATAAATGCTTTAAAACCAGATATGGAAACGATTATGGGTGGAGGTTTTGTAGGATTAGTAATTGTATTATCTAGTATTTTAGTAATATACAATATATTTTATATTTCAATAGTTACAAAAGTTCAAGAATTTGGAAAACTTAGAGCAATTGGTGCAACTAAGAAACAAATAAAAAATATAGTGTTTAAGGAAGGGTTTATATTAGCCGGAATAGCAATACCAATAGGAATAATTTTAGGCTATGTACTTGCAAATATTATAATAAAATCATTTATGGATATAGATGTAAAATCATCACGATTACCAGTTATATTATCGGTTGTGGTAATAAGCTTTATATCTGTTGTTTTATCACTTTTAAAACCAATGAAAGTAGCATCAAAAGTATCCATTGTTGACGCAGTAAGATATACAGGAAATAAAATAAGTAATAAGAGTAAGAGAAAAGGATATAAAAATATAAATCTAAAGAGATTATCACATGCCAATTTAGAAAGAAATAAAAAACGTACTTACATGACATTGGCATCACTTATACTTAGTGGAACTATATTTATAACAGTATCAACTGCTTTAGAAAGTTTTGATGCTGAGAAGATGGCAAGAGAACACTTTCCTTATGATATAGAAGTTAGACTATCTGGCTATGAAATGGACAGTGATAAAAACCCTAAAAATAATTTAAATATTTTACAAATGGATAATCCTCTAAGTAAAGTTTTTTTTAATCAAATAAAGAACATGAAAGGAATTAAAAGAATAGAGTCTGCAAGAAGTGTAAAAATTGGTATGGAGGATTATGATGTTGAATTTAAGTATGACCTTTTACAAAGTATAAATGAAAATGATGTAAAATCATTAAATAAGAATCTAATAGATGGAAAAGTAAATCTTGAAAGACTGCAAACTGGAGATGAAATAGTAATTACTCATGTTGATACAGCAAAGGAAATGGGAGTAAAAGCAGGAGATAAAATAAGATTAACTTTATATGATGGAGATAAAAAGATAAAAAAAGAATTTAAAGTTCAAGCAATAGCTATGGGAGTTCCAAGTTTTGGCATAGGGAAAGATTTTATTGATAGAACTTTGAAATACGATTCAACTAGTAGCTTGGGAATATATACAGAAGAAGGAAAGTATCAAGAAATCAAAGATAGTATCAAGAAGATTGCTAAAAATAATGGATTTTTAGAGACCGATTTTATAGATAGTAGAATTGAGTCAAATAAGGCTACTATTTCATTTATAAAGATAATGGGATACACGCTAACAGGCATAATAGGTGTGATTGGATTTATGAATCTTGTCAACACAATGATAACTAGCATAGTTACTAGAAAAAAAGAGCTTGGCATGCTTCAAGCTATTGGTCTTACTAATAAACAACTAGTGAAAATGCTTAATTCAGAGTCAATGTATTACACTTCTGGAATGATGATAGGAAGTATTTTATTTGGAGGTATATTAGGGTATATTGCTGTTATACTTCTAAAAAAGACTGGATTATCTTATGCAACATATTCTTTGCCAATAGTACCAATCTTGTTGATGATTGTGTGTATTCTTATAGCTCAATTTATAACAATTTATTTGATAGGACGAAGTTTTAATAAAGAATCTCTTATTGATAGAGTAAGATACAGTGAATAA